A genomic window from Salvelinus namaycush isolate Seneca chromosome 5, SaNama_1.0, whole genome shotgun sequence includes:
- the LOC120048498 gene encoding tubulin beta chain-like isoform X4 → MREIVHIQAGQCGNQIGAKFWEVISDEHGIDPTGTYHGDGDLQLDRISVYYNEASVSVSHGGGKYVPRAVLVDLEPGTMDSVRSGPFGQIFRPDNFVFGQSGAGNNWAKGHYTEGAELVDSVLDVVRKEAENCDCLQGFQLTHSLGGGTGSGMGTLLISKIREEYPDRIMNTFSVVPSPKVSDTVVEPYNATLSVHQLVENTDETFCIDNEALYDICFRTLKLTTPTYGDLNHLVSATMSGVTTCLRFPGQLNADLRKLAVNMVPFPRLHFFMPGFAPLTSRGSQQYRALTVPELTQQVFDAKNMMAACDPRHGRYLTVAAVFRGQMSMKEVDEQMLNIQNKNSSYFVEWIPNNVKTAVCDIPPRGLKMSVTFIGNSTAIQELFKRISEQFTAMFRRKAFLHWYTGEGMDEMEFTEAESNMNDLVSEYQQYQDATAEEEGEFEEEAEDDDA, encoded by the exons ATGAGGGAAATCGTGCATATCCAAGCCGGCCAGTGCGGTAACCAGATTGGCGCCAAG TTCTGGGAGGTGATCAGCGATGAGCACGGGATCGACCCCACAGGCACCTACCATGGAGATGGCGACCTGCAGTTGGACAGAATCAGTGTGTACTACAACGAGG cctctgtctctgtctctcatggaGGTGGTAAATATGTACCCAGGGCCGTCCTCGTGGACCTTGAGCCTGGCACCATGGACTCTGTGAGGTCTGGACCCTTTGGACAGATCTTCAGGCCAGACAACTTTGTGTTTG GCCAGAGCGGTGCTGGTAACAACTGGGCAAAGGGCCACTACACAGAGGGAGCAGAGCTGGTGGACTCTGTCCTGGATGTAGTGAGGAAGGAGGCAGAAAActgtgactgcctgcagggattCCAGCTCACCCACTCCCTGGGTGGAGGCACGGGGTCGGGTATGGGCACCCTGCTCATCAGCAAGATCAGAGAGGAGTACCCTGACCGCATCATGAACACCTTCAGCGTGGTGCCCTCACCAAAG GTATCAGACACAGTGGTGGAGCCATACAACGCCACCCTGTCCGTTCACCAGCTTGTGGAGAACACAGACGAGACGTTCTGCATTGACAACGAGGCCCTTTATGACATCTGCTTCCGCACGCTCAAACTGACTACGCCAACCTACGGTGACCTCAACCACCTGGTGTCAGCCACCATGAGCGGCGTCACCACCTGCCTGCGCTTCCCTGGCCAGCTCAACGCTGACCTCCGCAAATTGGCCGTCAACATGGTGCCCTTCCCCCGTCTGCACTTCTTCATGCCCGGCTTCGCCCCCCTCACCAGCAGGGGCAGCCAGCAGTACCGTGCCCTCACCGTGCCCGAGCTTACCCAACAGGTGTTTGACGCAAAAAACATGATGGCCGCCTGCGACCCTCGTCATGGCCGCTACCTTACTGTGGCCGCAGTGTTCCGGGGCCAAATGTCCATGAAGGAGGTGGACGAGCAGATGCTTAATATCCAGAACAAGAACAGCAGCTACTTCGTGGAATGGATCCCCAACAACGTGAAGACCGCTGTCTGCGACATCCCACCCCGCGGCCTCAAGATGTCTGTCACCTTCATCGGCAACAGCACAGCCATCCAGGAGCTGTTCAAGCGTATCTCTGAGCAGTTCACCGCCATGTTCCGCCGCAAGGCCTTCTTGCACTGGTATACTGGAGAGGGCATGGACGAGATGGAGTTCACTGAGGCAGAGAGCAACATGAACGACCTGGTGTCTGAGTACCAGCAGTACCAGGACGCCACCGCTGAGGAAGAGGGAGAGTTCGAGGAGGAGGCTGAAGACGATGACGCTTAA
- the LOC120048498 gene encoding tubulin beta-4B chain-like isoform X8, producing MREIVHIQAGQCGNQIGAKFWEVISDEHGIDPTGTYHGDGDLQLDRISVYYNEATGQSGAGNNWAKGHYTEGAELVDSVLDVVRKEAENCDCLQGFQLTHSLGGGTGSGMGTLLISKIREEYPDRIMNTFSVVPSPKVSDTVVEPYNATLSVHQLVENTDETFCIDNEALYDICFRTLKLTTPTYGDLNHLVSATMSGVTTCLRFPGQLNADLRKLAVNMVPFPRLHFFMPGFAPLTSRGSQQYRALTVPELTQQVFDAKNMMAACDPRHGRYLTVAAVFRGQMSMKEVDEQMLNIQNKNSSYFVEWIPNNVKTAVCDIPPRGLKMSVTFIGNSTAIQELFKRISEQFTAMFRRKAFLHWYTGEGMDEMEFTEAESNMNDLVSEYQQYQDATAEEEGEFEEEAEDDDA from the exons ATGAGGGAAATCGTGCATATCCAAGCCGGCCAGTGCGGTAACCAGATTGGCGCCAAG TTCTGGGAGGTGATCAGCGATGAGCACGGGATCGACCCCACAGGCACCTACCATGGAGATGGCGACCTGCAGTTGGACAGAATCAGTGTGTACTACAACGAGGCAACAG GCCAGAGCGGTGCTGGTAACAACTGGGCAAAGGGCCACTACACAGAGGGAGCAGAGCTGGTGGACTCTGTCCTGGATGTAGTGAGGAAGGAGGCAGAAAActgtgactgcctgcagggattCCAGCTCACCCACTCCCTGGGTGGAGGCACGGGGTCGGGTATGGGCACCCTGCTCATCAGCAAGATCAGAGAGGAGTACCCTGACCGCATCATGAACACCTTCAGCGTGGTGCCCTCACCAAAG GTATCAGACACAGTGGTGGAGCCATACAACGCCACCCTGTCCGTTCACCAGCTTGTGGAGAACACAGACGAGACGTTCTGCATTGACAACGAGGCCCTTTATGACATCTGCTTCCGCACGCTCAAACTGACTACGCCAACCTACGGTGACCTCAACCACCTGGTGTCAGCCACCATGAGCGGCGTCACCACCTGCCTGCGCTTCCCTGGCCAGCTCAACGCTGACCTCCGCAAATTGGCCGTCAACATGGTGCCCTTCCCCCGTCTGCACTTCTTCATGCCCGGCTTCGCCCCCCTCACCAGCAGGGGCAGCCAGCAGTACCGTGCCCTCACCGTGCCCGAGCTTACCCAACAGGTGTTTGACGCAAAAAACATGATGGCCGCCTGCGACCCTCGTCATGGCCGCTACCTTACTGTGGCCGCAGTGTTCCGGGGCCAAATGTCCATGAAGGAGGTGGACGAGCAGATGCTTAATATCCAGAACAAGAACAGCAGCTACTTCGTGGAATGGATCCCCAACAACGTGAAGACCGCTGTCTGCGACATCCCACCCCGCGGCCTCAAGATGTCTGTCACCTTCATCGGCAACAGCACAGCCATCCAGGAGCTGTTCAAGCGTATCTCTGAGCAGTTCACCGCCATGTTCCGCCGCAAGGCCTTCTTGCACTGGTATACTGGAGAGGGCATGGACGAGATGGAGTTCACTGAGGCAGAGAGCAACATGAACGACCTGGTGTCTGAGTACCAGCAGTACCAGGACGCCACCGCTGAGGAAGAGGGAGAGTTCGAGGAGGAGGCTGAAGACGATGACGCTTAA
- the LOC120048498 gene encoding tubulin beta-4B chain-like isoform X6: MREIVHIQAGQCGNQIGAKFWEVISDEHGIDPTGTYHGDGDLQLDRISVYYNEATGTTGGKYVPRAVLVDLEPGTMDSVRSGPFGQIFRPDNFVFGQSGAGNNWAKGHYTEGAELVDSVLDVVRKEAENCDCLQGFQLTHSLGGGTGSGMGTLLISKIREEYPDRIMNTFSVVPSPKVSDTVVEPYNATLSVHQLVENTDETFCIDNEALYDICFRTLKLTTPTYGDLNHLVSATMSGVTTCLRFPGQLNADLRKLAVNMVPFPRLHFFMPGFAPLTSRGSQQYRALTVPELTQQVFDAKNMMAACDPRHGRYLTVAAVFRGQMSMKEVDEQMLNIQNKNSSYFVEWIPNNVKTAVCDIPPRGLKMSVTFIGNSTAIQELFKRISEQFTAMFRRKAFLHWYTGEGMDEMEFTEAESNMNDLVSEYQQYQDATAEEEGEFEEEAEDDDA, translated from the exons ATGAGGGAAATCGTGCATATCCAAGCCGGCCAGTGCGGTAACCAGATTGGCGCCAAG TTCTGGGAGGTGATCAGCGATGAGCACGGGATCGACCCCACAGGCACCTACCATGGAGATGGCGACCTGCAGTTGGACAGAATCAGTGTGTACTACAACGAGGCAACAGGTACCAC aGGTGGTAAATATGTACCCAGGGCCGTCCTCGTGGACCTTGAGCCTGGCACCATGGACTCTGTGAGGTCTGGACCCTTTGGACAGATCTTCAGGCCAGACAACTTTGTGTTTG GCCAGAGCGGTGCTGGTAACAACTGGGCAAAGGGCCACTACACAGAGGGAGCAGAGCTGGTGGACTCTGTCCTGGATGTAGTGAGGAAGGAGGCAGAAAActgtgactgcctgcagggattCCAGCTCACCCACTCCCTGGGTGGAGGCACGGGGTCGGGTATGGGCACCCTGCTCATCAGCAAGATCAGAGAGGAGTACCCTGACCGCATCATGAACACCTTCAGCGTGGTGCCCTCACCAAAG GTATCAGACACAGTGGTGGAGCCATACAACGCCACCCTGTCCGTTCACCAGCTTGTGGAGAACACAGACGAGACGTTCTGCATTGACAACGAGGCCCTTTATGACATCTGCTTCCGCACGCTCAAACTGACTACGCCAACCTACGGTGACCTCAACCACCTGGTGTCAGCCACCATGAGCGGCGTCACCACCTGCCTGCGCTTCCCTGGCCAGCTCAACGCTGACCTCCGCAAATTGGCCGTCAACATGGTGCCCTTCCCCCGTCTGCACTTCTTCATGCCCGGCTTCGCCCCCCTCACCAGCAGGGGCAGCCAGCAGTACCGTGCCCTCACCGTGCCCGAGCTTACCCAACAGGTGTTTGACGCAAAAAACATGATGGCCGCCTGCGACCCTCGTCATGGCCGCTACCTTACTGTGGCCGCAGTGTTCCGGGGCCAAATGTCCATGAAGGAGGTGGACGAGCAGATGCTTAATATCCAGAACAAGAACAGCAGCTACTTCGTGGAATGGATCCCCAACAACGTGAAGACCGCTGTCTGCGACATCCCACCCCGCGGCCTCAAGATGTCTGTCACCTTCATCGGCAACAGCACAGCCATCCAGGAGCTGTTCAAGCGTATCTCTGAGCAGTTCACCGCCATGTTCCGCCGCAAGGCCTTCTTGCACTGGTATACTGGAGAGGGCATGGACGAGATGGAGTTCACTGAGGCAGAGAGCAACATGAACGACCTGGTGTCTGAGTACCAGCAGTACCAGGACGCCACCGCTGAGGAAGAGGGAGAGTTCGAGGAGGAGGCTGAAGACGATGACGCTTAA
- the LOC120048498 gene encoding tubulin beta-4B chain-like isoform X13, whose product MREIVHIQAGQCGNQIGAKFWEVISDEHGIDPTGTYHGDGDLQLDRISVYYNEATGGKYVPRAVLVDLEPGTMDSVRSGPFGQIFRPDNFVFGQSGAGNNWAKGHYTEGAELVDSVLDVMEFTEAESNMNDLVSEYQQYQDATAEEEGEFEEEAEDDDA is encoded by the exons ATGAGGGAAATCGTGCATATCCAAGCCGGCCAGTGCGGTAACCAGATTGGCGCCAAG TTCTGGGAGGTGATCAGCGATGAGCACGGGATCGACCCCACAGGCACCTACCATGGAGATGGCGACCTGCAGTTGGACAGAATCAGTGTGTACTACAACGAGGCAACAG GTGGTAAATATGTACCCAGGGCCGTCCTCGTGGACCTTGAGCCTGGCACCATGGACTCTGTGAGGTCTGGACCCTTTGGACAGATCTTCAGGCCAGACAACTTTGTGTTTG GCCAGAGCGGTGCTGGTAACAACTGGGCAAAGGGCCACTACACAGAGGGAGCAGAGCTGGTGGACTCTGTCCTGGATGTA ATGGAGTTCACTGAGGCAGAGAGCAACATGAACGACCTGGTGTCTGAGTACCAGCAGTACCAGGACGCCACCGCTGAGGAAGAGGGAGAGTTCGAGGAGGAGGCTGAAGACGATGACGCTTAA
- the LOC120048498 gene encoding tubulin beta-4B chain-like isoform X12 produces MREIVHIQAGQCGNQIGAKFWEVISDEHGIDPTGTYHGDGDLQLDRISVYYNEATGGKYVPRAVLVDLEPGTMDSVRSGPFGQIFRPDNFVFGQSGAGNNWAKGHYTEGAELVDSVLDVVRKEAENCDCLQGFQLTHSLAIQELFKRISEQFTAMFRRKAFLHWYTGEGMDEMEFTEAESNMNDLVSEYQQYQDATAEEEGEFEEEAEDDDA; encoded by the exons ATGAGGGAAATCGTGCATATCCAAGCCGGCCAGTGCGGTAACCAGATTGGCGCCAAG TTCTGGGAGGTGATCAGCGATGAGCACGGGATCGACCCCACAGGCACCTACCATGGAGATGGCGACCTGCAGTTGGACAGAATCAGTGTGTACTACAACGAGGCAACAG GTGGTAAATATGTACCCAGGGCCGTCCTCGTGGACCTTGAGCCTGGCACCATGGACTCTGTGAGGTCTGGACCCTTTGGACAGATCTTCAGGCCAGACAACTTTGTGTTTG GCCAGAGCGGTGCTGGTAACAACTGGGCAAAGGGCCACTACACAGAGGGAGCAGAGCTGGTGGACTCTGTCCTGGATGTAGTGAGGAAGGAGGCAGAAAActgtgactgcctgcagggattCCAGCTCACCCACTCCCTGG CCATCCAGGAGCTGTTCAAGCGTATCTCTGAGCAGTTCACCGCCATGTTCCGCCGCAAGGCCTTCTTGCACTGGTATACTGGAGAGGGCATGGACGAGATGGAGTTCACTGAGGCAGAGAGCAACATGAACGACCTGGTGTCTGAGTACCAGCAGTACCAGGACGCCACCGCTGAGGAAGAGGGAGAGTTCGAGGAGGAGGCTGAAGACGATGACGCTTAA
- the LOC120048498 gene encoding tubulin beta-4B chain-like isoform X11 produces the protein MREIVHIQAGQCGNQIGAKFWEVISDEHGIDPTGTYHGDGDLQLDRISVYYNEATGGKYVPRAVLVDLEPGTMDSVRSGPFGQIFRPDNFVFGQSGAGNNWAKGHYTEGAELVDSVLDVVRKEAENCDCLQGFQLTHSLGGGTGSGMGTLLISKIREEYPDRIMNTFSVVPSPKVSDTVVEPYNATLSVHQLVENTDETFIGNSTAIQELFKRISEQFTAMFRRKAFLHWYTGEGMDEMEFTEAESNMNDLVSEYQQYQDATAEEEGEFEEEAEDDDA, from the exons ATGAGGGAAATCGTGCATATCCAAGCCGGCCAGTGCGGTAACCAGATTGGCGCCAAG TTCTGGGAGGTGATCAGCGATGAGCACGGGATCGACCCCACAGGCACCTACCATGGAGATGGCGACCTGCAGTTGGACAGAATCAGTGTGTACTACAACGAGGCAACAG GTGGTAAATATGTACCCAGGGCCGTCCTCGTGGACCTTGAGCCTGGCACCATGGACTCTGTGAGGTCTGGACCCTTTGGACAGATCTTCAGGCCAGACAACTTTGTGTTTG GCCAGAGCGGTGCTGGTAACAACTGGGCAAAGGGCCACTACACAGAGGGAGCAGAGCTGGTGGACTCTGTCCTGGATGTAGTGAGGAAGGAGGCAGAAAActgtgactgcctgcagggattCCAGCTCACCCACTCCCTGGGTGGAGGCACGGGGTCGGGTATGGGCACCCTGCTCATCAGCAAGATCAGAGAGGAGTACCCTGACCGCATCATGAACACCTTCAGCGTGGTGCCCTCACCAAAG GTATCAGACACAGTGGTGGAGCCATACAACGCCACCCTGTCCGTTCACCAGCTTGTGGAGAACACAGACGAG ACCTTCATCGGCAACAGCACAGCCATCCAGGAGCTGTTCAAGCGTATCTCTGAGCAGTTCACCGCCATGTTCCGCCGCAAGGCCTTCTTGCACTGGTATACTGGAGAGGGCATGGACGAGATGGAGTTCACTGAGGCAGAGAGCAACATGAACGACCTGGTGTCTGAGTACCAGCAGTACCAGGACGCCACCGCTGAGGAAGAGGGAGAGTTCGAGGAGGAGGCTGAAGACGATGACGCTTAA
- the LOC120048498 gene encoding tubulin beta chain-like isoform X5, protein MREIVHIQAGQCGNQIGAKFWEVISDEHGIDPTGTYHGDGDLQLDRISVYYNEATGTTSHGGGKYVPRAVLVDLEPGTMDSVRSGPFGQIFRPDNFVFGQSGAGNNWAKGHYTEGAELVDSVLDVVRKEAENCDCLQGFQLTHSLGGGTGSGMGTLLISKIREEYPDRIMNTFSVVPSPKVSDTVVEPYNATLSVHQLVENTDETFCIDNEALYDICFRTLKLTTPTYGDLNHLVSATMSGVTTCLRFPGQLNADLRKLAVNMVPFPRLHFFMPGFAPLTSRGSQQYRALTVPELTQQVFDAKNMMAACDPRHGRYLTVAAVFRGQMSMKEVDEQMLNIQNKNSSYFVEWIPNNVKTAVCDIPPRGLKMSVTFIGNSTAIQELFKRISEQFTAMFRRKAFLHWYTGEGMDEMEFTEAESNMNDLVSEYQQYQDATAEEEGEFEEEAEDDDA, encoded by the exons ATGAGGGAAATCGTGCATATCCAAGCCGGCCAGTGCGGTAACCAGATTGGCGCCAAG TTCTGGGAGGTGATCAGCGATGAGCACGGGATCGACCCCACAGGCACCTACCATGGAGATGGCGACCTGCAGTTGGACAGAATCAGTGTGTACTACAACGAGGCAACAGGTACCAC ctctcatggaGGTGGTAAATATGTACCCAGGGCCGTCCTCGTGGACCTTGAGCCTGGCACCATGGACTCTGTGAGGTCTGGACCCTTTGGACAGATCTTCAGGCCAGACAACTTTGTGTTTG GCCAGAGCGGTGCTGGTAACAACTGGGCAAAGGGCCACTACACAGAGGGAGCAGAGCTGGTGGACTCTGTCCTGGATGTAGTGAGGAAGGAGGCAGAAAActgtgactgcctgcagggattCCAGCTCACCCACTCCCTGGGTGGAGGCACGGGGTCGGGTATGGGCACCCTGCTCATCAGCAAGATCAGAGAGGAGTACCCTGACCGCATCATGAACACCTTCAGCGTGGTGCCCTCACCAAAG GTATCAGACACAGTGGTGGAGCCATACAACGCCACCCTGTCCGTTCACCAGCTTGTGGAGAACACAGACGAGACGTTCTGCATTGACAACGAGGCCCTTTATGACATCTGCTTCCGCACGCTCAAACTGACTACGCCAACCTACGGTGACCTCAACCACCTGGTGTCAGCCACCATGAGCGGCGTCACCACCTGCCTGCGCTTCCCTGGCCAGCTCAACGCTGACCTCCGCAAATTGGCCGTCAACATGGTGCCCTTCCCCCGTCTGCACTTCTTCATGCCCGGCTTCGCCCCCCTCACCAGCAGGGGCAGCCAGCAGTACCGTGCCCTCACCGTGCCCGAGCTTACCCAACAGGTGTTTGACGCAAAAAACATGATGGCCGCCTGCGACCCTCGTCATGGCCGCTACCTTACTGTGGCCGCAGTGTTCCGGGGCCAAATGTCCATGAAGGAGGTGGACGAGCAGATGCTTAATATCCAGAACAAGAACAGCAGCTACTTCGTGGAATGGATCCCCAACAACGTGAAGACCGCTGTCTGCGACATCCCACCCCGCGGCCTCAAGATGTCTGTCACCTTCATCGGCAACAGCACAGCCATCCAGGAGCTGTTCAAGCGTATCTCTGAGCAGTTCACCGCCATGTTCCGCCGCAAGGCCTTCTTGCACTGGTATACTGGAGAGGGCATGGACGAGATGGAGTTCACTGAGGCAGAGAGCAACATGAACGACCTGGTGTCTGAGTACCAGCAGTACCAGGACGCCACCGCTGAGGAAGAGGGAGAGTTCGAGGAGGAGGCTGAAGACGATGACGCTTAA
- the LOC120048498 gene encoding tubulin beta-4B chain-like isoform X10: protein MREIVHIQAGQCGNQIGAKFWEVISDEHGIDPTGTYHGDGDLQLDRISVYYNEATGGKYVPRAVLVDLEPGTMDSVRSGPFGQIFRPDNFVFGQSGAGNNWAKGHYTEGAELVDSVLDVVRKEAENCDCLQGFQLTHSLGGGTGSGMGTLLISKIREEYPDRIMNTFSVVPSPKVSDTVVEPYNATLSVHQLVENTDETFCIDNEALYDIGNSTAIQELFKRISEQFTAMFRRKAFLHWYTGEGMDEMEFTEAESNMNDLVSEYQQYQDATAEEEGEFEEEAEDDDA, encoded by the exons ATGAGGGAAATCGTGCATATCCAAGCCGGCCAGTGCGGTAACCAGATTGGCGCCAAG TTCTGGGAGGTGATCAGCGATGAGCACGGGATCGACCCCACAGGCACCTACCATGGAGATGGCGACCTGCAGTTGGACAGAATCAGTGTGTACTACAACGAGGCAACAG GTGGTAAATATGTACCCAGGGCCGTCCTCGTGGACCTTGAGCCTGGCACCATGGACTCTGTGAGGTCTGGACCCTTTGGACAGATCTTCAGGCCAGACAACTTTGTGTTTG GCCAGAGCGGTGCTGGTAACAACTGGGCAAAGGGCCACTACACAGAGGGAGCAGAGCTGGTGGACTCTGTCCTGGATGTAGTGAGGAAGGAGGCAGAAAActgtgactgcctgcagggattCCAGCTCACCCACTCCCTGGGTGGAGGCACGGGGTCGGGTATGGGCACCCTGCTCATCAGCAAGATCAGAGAGGAGTACCCTGACCGCATCATGAACACCTTCAGCGTGGTGCCCTCACCAAAG GTATCAGACACAGTGGTGGAGCCATACAACGCCACCCTGTCCGTTCACCAGCTTGTGGAGAACACAGACGAGACGTTCTGCATTGACAACGAGGCCCTTTATGA CATCGGCAACAGCACAGCCATCCAGGAGCTGTTCAAGCGTATCTCTGAGCAGTTCACCGCCATGTTCCGCCGCAAGGCCTTCTTGCACTGGTATACTGGAGAGGGCATGGACGAGATGGAGTTCACTGAGGCAGAGAGCAACATGAACGACCTGGTGTCTGAGTACCAGCAGTACCAGGACGCCACCGCTGAGGAAGAGGGAGAGTTCGAGGAGGAGGCTGAAGACGATGACGCTTAA